The Neomonachus schauinslandi chromosome 11, ASM220157v2, whole genome shotgun sequence genomic sequence acaaattAATAATGAACAGCCAATTAGACAAATAGGCAAAAAATGTATATGAGCAAATCAGtaaagtaaatgtaaaattaaaaacaatgaaataattttttcatctaAGATCACCAAGAACTAAAGTTGAATAATTATGGGTAGTGTTGACAATAGAATGGCCAGGAATATTGTCATAAAATCTTGATACTTGTGTAAATTGGTACCAACTTTTAGAAACAATTTggtaacattgtgtgtgtgtgtgtgtgtgtgtagaaatatTTGCAAGAATGTATTCCAAACTATTAAGAGTAGCTGTGAAATGGGCTCTccgatggtttttaaaaaatttttatgttaaaaaagttGTCTTGACTGTGGAtaactttttgtttaaataatgaaACCATATTCAAAACAGGTAAGTTTTGTAATATTGAGATAGTCAATCATTAACCCAGGGACCTTTCTGCAGATAGAAGATACTTCAAGACAATGGCTGGAGGAAGGAACAATACAATAGTCATCAGATTCATGCTTTTAGAATTCTCAGATTATCCCAAGCTCAAGATTGTTCTTTTTGCAGTATTCTTgggttcttctttctttcttttttttttaagattttatttatttgacagagagagacatagcgagagagggaacacaagcagggggagtaggagagggagaagcaggcttcccgcggagcagggagctcgatgcggggctcgatcccaggaccctgggatcatgacccgagccgaaggcagacgcttaatgactgagccacccaggcgccctgggttctTATTTCTTGACAGTGTCCTGGAACCTGGGCCTCATCATCCTGATTAGGATGGACTCTTACCTACATACATCCATGTACTTCCTCCTCAGCAATTTATCCTTCTTAGATTTTTGCTATGTTACCTCCACAACCCCCAAAATGCTCTCAGACTTCTTCCAGAAGCCTAAGTCCATCTCATTTTTGGGGTGCACTATGCAGTACTTCTTCTTCTCTAGCCTGGGTCTGACTGAGTGCTGTCTCCTGGCAGCCATGGCTTATGACCGATATGCTGCCATTTGTAATCCTCTGCTCTACACTGCCATCATGTCACTCACCCTCTGTGTCCAGATGATGGTTGGAGCCTATATAACTGGCCTCTTTGGTTCATTGATTCAACTGTGTGCTTTACTTCAGCTCAATTTCTGTGGGCCAAATGTTATCAACCACTTCTTCTGTGATCTGCCTCAATTATTAGTCCTATCCTGCTCTGAAACCTTTTTCCTAAAAGTCATGAAATTTGTGATAGCAGTGATTTTTGGTGTGATCTCTGTCTTTGCCATCATGATATCTTATATCATTGCCACCATCCTGAAGATCAGCTCTGGGTGAAGGCAAGTCCAAGGCTTTCAACACCTATACTTCTCACCTGATAGCAGTGATCTGTTTTTTTTGGATCAGGACTCTTTGTCTATATGCACCCCAGCACTGATAATTCTCTGGGCCATGACAAGATGGCATCAGTCTTCTATACAGTGATGATCCCTATGTGAATCCTTTGATTTACAGCTTGAGGAATAAGGAAATCAAAGATGCCCTTAAGAGGTGTAAGAAGAGAGCATTTTCCCAGTTTATATTAAATAAAGGCACAAACATATATAGAGAGTCAAGCCCCCATAACGGAGAACAAGTAGGGGAAAAAATTGTCCATATTAACAGACCTGAAAATCttcagatattggaattatcagtAAGACGATAAGGAATTAGGATTAGCTATGGTGAACCAGATTAAATCTCCCCCAGAAGGAAGATATTTGCTCCTCAAAGGGAGAAATACTGAGAACAGGTCTGAGACCTGGCCACTCAGAGTGCTGAAAACAAGGGCATCAAAAGGAGGAGtccttaccatttgcaacaacatgaatggaccttgaaggcactattatgctaagtgaaataagtcagaggaaaacaaatactgtatgatctcacttatatgtcaaatgtaaaaaaagtaaaaacaaaaaaaaacccaaactcagaTACAGAGGAGATCAGATTGCTGGTATCCAGAGGGAGTGGAATGGagtgtgggcaaaatgggtgaagtttATCAAAAGGTATGAACTTCCATTTATCAAATAAATCATAGAGATGTAAAggacagcatggtgactctagttaatGATAcagtattgtatatttgaaagttgctaacagagtagatcttaaaagttctcatcacacacaaaaaattaagatggatgttaactagacttacggTGATCATTTCCCAATAATATATTAacatcgaatcattatgttgtatgtcTGAgattaatataatgtatgtcagttataatctcaaaaaaaaaaaaaaagcaaagggaagaggCTTGGTATATCCAtgtggtggaatattattcagccataaaaaggaatggagtagtgatacatgctacaacaaggatgaaccttgaaaacatgctaagtgaaagagtcCATCACAAAGGACCATAtatggcatgatttcattttaatgaaatcttgAAAATAGGGAGATCTATAGAGATGGgaagtggattagtggttgcctagggacaaggggaggggagtgattgctaatgggtatggagtttattttgatgaacattttctaaaattagattgtggtaatggtcgcaaaactctgtgaatatactaaaagccactggattgcacactttaaatgggtaaattttataatatgtgaagtatatctcaataaagctttaaaaaaaatggagaactaGGATGGAAAGTGCATAGGACCAAAGGCGACACTCTTGGGAAGCCACTGTTTCTGTGATGGGTATTTCATAGAGATTTGgtaatgaaaaaggaaatgaaccaTGGAAGTTAAAGGtcttaagaaaattttaaaaatcaagtaaaacaCAACCCCATCTCCACTCCTAAGTCACCATATGAAACTGCCCTTGTTATACCAACATAAGAGGACAGACTTTTACTAAGAAACATAGTACACTTACAACCGTACTTGATTCCTGCATAGCCCTGCATGGTTCAGACTCTTAGACCACAGGCTGTGGTGAAACCATGATTGATTAATACTCCCAGGATCCTAGCAATCCCTCTGCCTTGCTGTGCTATGGCATGGTACAGATTATCATTCATCAACAAGACACCCTGGATAGCGCCATGCTCTTGGGACAGAACTGAGCCAAGTGAGGAactgagaaggaggagggggcaggcccTTTGATCAGAAGTGGAAATGGAGAGATTCACCATAGGTTTCCTTGAAAtagcctttttttctctttatgcaATTAAAATTTGGCTTGTGCCAATTAGAGTTACATACAGATTGGCAGGAATATGTTACATGGCTATGAAGATGACCACATTCaccaaagaatatgaaatggCAAGTAAACTGGAATAAATTTTGTAATATATGAAGTATATTTCTTACATATGTATCTATTACAATGTGACATTAAAATGTGAAATCCTGTTAAGACTTTCATCGACCAGTAGAGGGAGATCCATCGCAAGAGTATGTAGTGATTGAGAAGTTAACACAGACATGGCCTTAGGCAGATCTGGCTAGTGACAGTGATGATACTGACTTTAGTGTGTGTAACTCTTTGCAGTTTATATCCACAAACATCTGGTCTTCATGACAGCTTGGCTGATAGATGAGGAAGCAGAACTTCAGCTCCACTTGCTGAAGTGACCTAGCAAATGAGCAGCAGATGAAGGACAAGGCATGCATGTTTACCAGCATCACCCAAGGGGACAGAATGTTAACACCTCTCCCACAGTGGTCCAGACAGGATACTCTTTGTCCCCAGTAGTTGCCACTTTAGTTGGGATTACCCCTTCAAATATCTTGGCATGCATGACTGAGAGAGGCTGAATACATCCATGTCTGTGTTGTGCACAGGAGATAGGAATACTTCTCTTTGATACTTCTCTTCATCCCAAGTACTCACAACTCCCAGTCTCTTTTATGTTTggataaagataagaaaattctGAGTGTAAGAAAATTCCTCTTTGAACTAAGCAACAAGTTCTTTCCAAGTGACTTCAACCTATTacttctcatctgcaaaagggaCATTAACTATTCTCCCTCCTTACTtcattagatgcagaaagagGTATGTGGAGCTAAAAAATGCAATACTTTCTCTTACCCTGTTCAGGAGGAATACAGTAAGCAGAGACCCCAGCTGCACTATAACCCAGCTGCACTGTCCCACCAGACTTCTGACCCAAGAAGTTGAGATAATATGTCTATTGTTCAAAGCTGCTAAATTTGCATTAATTCATCATTCCGCAATAGAAAACTGATATCCTCATTGCAAGTTTTAGTTTGCTTCTTTGTAAAGCTACCCCCCCCAAACTTTGCAGTTGATATTCCAATGAAGCTATTATCTTTTTTAAGAAGTTTCTTTGGTTGTTCAAAGAAGGTTGTCCAAATAGGTTGTCTTATTCAATTCAGGTTATAGTCATTGAACATCTATTTGATGCCAGGCACTggaacacaaagatgaataagttaaaattctaaaaatcctCAAAGAGGTATAATACAAGTAGATGCATATCTGTTATCTGAGTCAGAAAGTGATGGAAGCCACGAAGGAATAACAGGTACAAGTCATGGGAATTTAGGTTAGGGAGAATTGAGTGTCTCAAGAAAGTTCATCTGGAATGGCTGTGGGGAATATGATAGGGCTCAGGAAGGATTTCATGCAGCAGTGAATATCTTTGTGGAGTTAGAGACCACATTTAAATAGATGATCCCATCAGCAACCTAAGTCTGGGACTAGtcctagaaagagaagaaggtgGTGAGGGGTGGTGGTAGGAACCACTCAGAGACAGAGTGATGGATCCATGAATTTTGGAGGGTCTAAGGAGCAAGAAGTCATCAAGCATAGATTCACTGAGAGTTGCACAATAGAAAAACAGGAAGTTTTGGTAAAGGGAAATATTAGAGTTTGAGATTTTGAAATTAAGAAGTTTCCCATTTTGGTGAGGCCTGGGTTAGGGCTGCCAAATCATATGACTGGGATGGAACAGAGTTTCAAGTTGGTGGGGTTGTCAAGATCAAGACAATGCAAAGCTAGGGAGTTTGGAGAGGCATCAACCTTGAAACCATTTGGTTCATCTTTCTGGTTGACCTTAAACACAGAGGGCTAAATAAATGTGCACTTGagaaacatgcagaagaatgagataATCACAGTGAGGTGAAATCAATCTAGAAATATTTCTTGCATTATTGAGCTTGAAATTTGGTCTTAGGGAGAGGCAATAAATGGGTGAGCAATAGGTCATTCCTTGCTATTCCTAGCCATGTGTACCTGATAGCCCAAACCCATTCATTGATCAACTTGAGAAGAGTGTTGTCTTGAGACATCAGAGATATAATAGAGGCAGTGCACAGAGGGAACCCATTGGGTTTTCCCCTCTACCTTTCTATCTGCCACACCTGACAGAATTTCAAcattaattttagattttcaaGACCAATAATTCAGTAAATGAATAGATACTTGATAATCCATAACtgtcttcccctctcttcttctcttgctttgcAAACCATCAACATCCATGTAGACTGAAGTGTCCCCTATTTGTCTGGCTTTTTATGGCCTCATAACAAGTCCTTTCCCACCATCTGGGATCCAGCTGGATAGTCCTCTCCAGTAAACATTCATCAACCTAATGGCCTGCCTCTAATCACAGCTGCCTCTTCTCCTTGAAATTGAGCCCCACTGACAAAATGCTTAGAAGTACTAAGATCAAGCAAGTTCAGGGTGGTTGTGCATTTCTGAAGTCATATCAGCTCTGGATCTTTTTGAGGTCTATTTTAAGGGACAACTCAGTGTTATAATGCATGGCAGTTAGTTGGATGCATGATTCCCAAACGCTCCATGCTTGCCTGCGTTCCTGGTCTCAGCAAGGCTTCTTTAGGAAAGGCTTGGGGTGGGCTTACTCAGCAGGGGATACACAGCAGTGTGGCTTCCTAGAAGAGGGTCTGCCCTTCCCAACACTCCAAACAGGACTGAAGGATCAGagtctctttaaaaaacagacagTAGACACGGGGGAGGGTCACATCTGCCTGACACATGTGGCTGGGTGACTATTTTCTAGGTTTTACTACCTTGCTGGTTTATAGATTTAGTCTAAGACTAAGAATAGATTACAAGAGACCACCTTCTCCACTTACCCtagatccagaaaaataaaattttattctgttttcgATGAGCTAAAACAACTATTTACATAGACAGACAAGACCAGCCTCCTACAACTTTGCCCTCTGTGTACCCCTTCCCATTGTAACCCTTCCCTTCCTGTTTCTGGGTTCCCTTTCTCATTACTGTTTGTCTTTGTGTTCTCATGCAGCCTTCCTTCATCTCTCATGATTGGCGCAGGCTTCCATTATGGCTCTGCCAACTACTGGTCATGATCTGGGGAGCAGCCACAACTGAAGACAACTGCTGCAGAGTATCCCTCTCCATGGCCTTTCCTTCAGTCTCCAAATCTGTTCCAGTTTCCCCAATCTTGAGGATTCTTTCATTTGACATTGCCAGCCACTGTACCTAcctttcatttcattctcttctttaCCAAACTACCATTCACTTTCTTCAGCACCTGGCTTTACTCAAAACCCCTAGTCTCCACTCCAAGTACCCCATCTGGGATGGATGGGCTTCTATTGAAACTGTGACGGGAAGATCACAGCCTCCTTCCTGCTTGCCACAtcctattttctcctctttgatttccATGCCATGTTCACCAAGCATCACTGGATGGTGAGGGCTCTCAGGATCAGGATAAGGAATTTGGATGTCATCAGGATATtaatgaacaacaacaaacaaatgaatattcTTCAGCAAGGAATGACATGATTGGATCTGTGCTTTAGGGAAGTCCATCTGCAGTTTAAGGAGGAACGACTGAATTAGAGAGAGTCTAAAGTCAGAAAGATCAGGTAAAGGGAAAGTGGCCAATCATGAACAATCAGGTTAGAAACCCCCTGACAAAAAGGGACTGGGGTGGAGATGTCACAAAAGGAGGCCTTGTTTTCTCTTGATGGTATTTTTATTCTGCAAATGTCAAAGAGAGTCCTTTCTGAAGTTTTGTCTTGGAAAGgcgggacagagggagggaaggagagaggcaggaatttttttaaaaaatcagtcttcCAGCACCCTATTCTTTTACCCTTCAATCTGCAGTAAGGactgttttggttttatttttaatctagaaaaGATTAATTGCATACAAACTACTGCATTGACCACGGTGATCCTTTCCCCGGTATCAAGCCTTAGAGAGACCCCCAAAAAGGTAGGCATAAGGTCAGGAACTGGGAATTTGAGGAAAGGGTCTCAATTTTTTAGCCTCACAGTGGGGGACTATGACCCTGGTAGAAGAGAAGTGGGTGGGGTTTGGGGGTGGAGAAGGGAAGCTATagcatatttttctcatctggATGCAAGCTGCAGAGCTGCCAACATAAATAGGGTGTGACCGCCATCTCTCACAAATCCTTGAAGGAAGCCGTGTGTCCTGTGGGTTTGCACAATGCTCACTTCCTTCTGTTACTTGCATATCCCTCCCCAGGACACAGAAATAGAATTCGAGTCTTTTCAAGTTGGGTATTTGATAAAGCATAAACAAAACGTACATGAGGGAAATCTGGCCCTAGTCAAACAGCTAAAGGTTATTCACTTTTAAACTCCCTGCCCATAgatcttttgaaaaatgaagtctATCAAATTATTTCCCCCCATTGCCATCCATTTTTCATGTCCTTCTGGGTGGAAATGGGATGTAGAGGACAGAGGATGGACTTTGGTTTCCAGAAGACTTGAGCACAAATTCCAGCATTGGCTCAATCTGTTTTGTGACCTTTGGCAAGCACGTCtccaaaattccattttctcatctgaaaatacGTTTAAGAATGCTTTCCTTTCAGAGCTACTGTGAGGATATTATGAAATAAAGTATGCAAAAGCCCAATCCACACAACCAAAAATAGTAGTAtctgtcttctttcctctttatttcatAGAATCACAGAATCTTAGAATTTTACAGAACCCATAAGGTCAACTagctcagactctctctctctctgatagcctattttaaatttttctccagttttattgagatataattgacatataagaTTGTATGAGTTTAAGGGGTTTAACATGATGattggatatttgtatatatggtgAAATAATATCACAATAGGCTTAGTTaacatcacctcacatagttataatttttttcttgtgatgggaacttttaagatctactcacTTAGGAAATTTcgaatatataatacagtattgttaaccatattccccatgctgtacattacattcctagGATGTATTTAtcatataactggaagtttgtacctttgccCATTCCCCCTTACCCTccatcccctgcctctggcaacccctaatctgttctctgtttctatgagtttgtttctaattccacatatgagatcaCCACTGTCAAGTATACTATTTTCTCCTTACTTTCAGTGATGGAAAATCCATGCCTTTCTAGAACATCCATTCCACCTTTGGACTGTCCTATTGTTTTCCTataatctctgtctctttctctctccctctctcttgatGTTAATCATTTAGTCCCAGTTCCAACCCTTGGAGTCAtccaaaagatatttttacattGAAAAGATTCTGTAAAATATCTAATGCTTTACAAAGGTAACCACTGTTGTTTGAAACATCATTTTGAAGCCAAAAGGCACTCTTGGCTTTCACTACCTCTGGAGATATGTTATTGGAACCAGACCAGAGACTAGGAGTATGATGGAAGCAGGGCCAATGGAAATCAACAGCAACCAACCAAAGCTGGCATCTTCTTTACCCCTGAGCCCAGACAGCCAGTCAGGCTGCCAATAGTGCTCTCTGGGATGTGTCATATCGCACAACCTAGAGAGACCCAACGGTACTTAGGAGAGAATTGGCCTTCCTTTAAAGCCCTGTCAAGTCCTTCCCTTGGTGGCCAATTTAAAGTAGCTAcatccaaattttatttatctctttgtcCAAGACCAGTGCTTCAGGTGCTAGCAGAGATGGTTTCACTGTAATTCCAAGTGTCTGGTCTTAGCCATCTGACTGAAGCCCAGAGTTAAAGGAGTTGTAGGTGAGTCTGCCCTTTGTCCTTCTTTAGGAATGGTGAATCTTAGAATCACAGAATGCAAGAGTTGGAAAGACTTTTGATGGAAGGGAAGATGGAGCAGGCAGGATGCTGGCATCCTCTCTCCCTACTGCTCTGACTTTAACCAGAGGAGCTGGACTTCACCTATTTTATATTCTGGACTTCTgtagaaaattttgtttttaaaaaggttccGCTCTTTTCAACTGGGAATAAGGAAGGAAAGTGGACGAAAGACACTCTTTATTGTGTAGACAGGAGATAAGAAGATTAAGActcagaatggcaaaaaatttttcccaagg encodes the following:
- the LOC110576151 gene encoding LOW QUALITY PROTEIN: olfactory receptor 1440-like (The sequence of the model RefSeq protein was modified relative to this genomic sequence to represent the inferred CDS: inserted 1 base in 1 codon; deleted 2 bases in 2 codons) — protein: MAGGRNNTIVIRFMLLEFSDYPKLKIVLFAVFLGALGSYFLTVSWNLGLIILIRMDSYLHTSMYFLLSNLSFLDFCYVTSTTPKMLSDFFQKPKSISFLGCTMQYFFFSSLGLTECCLLAAMAYDRYAAICNPLLYTAIMSLTLCVQMMVGAYITGLFGSLIQLCALLQLNFCGPNVINHFFCDLPQLLVLSCSETFFLKVMKFVIAVIFGVISVFAIMISYIIATILKISSGEGKSKAFNTYTSHLIAVICFFGSGLFVYMHPSTDNSLGHDKMASVFYTVMIPMXNPLIYSLRNKEIKDALKRCKKRAFSQFILNKGTNIYRESSPHNGEQVGEKIVHINRPENLQILELSVRR